A stretch of the Gemmatimonadaceae bacterium genome encodes the following:
- a CDS encoding alpha/beta hydrolase, which yields MRGEFVDVGGVRLYYYAAGTRGAGAPVVLVHGFPTSGHMWSEVVPLLPPGHRVVVLDLLGYGRSDRPGPSALGVSAHADRVLALMDALGMREAALVGHGLGGAVAQSIAVRFPARVSRLCLVSAAAFDAWPTHRGRFWRRLAPLGRLVPPAWLQSILRTALQSGYANSSRGAHSLELYARAFAGTDGRDALMRHLRAMDNAETEALVPQLGRIACPTAVVWGRGDPFFSVSVGERLRDAIPGATLDVVPSARHYLPEDTPAALSAVIAQLLARH from the coding sequence ATGCGCGGTGAATTCGTCGACGTCGGCGGTGTTCGCCTGTACTACTACGCGGCCGGAACGCGTGGCGCCGGTGCGCCGGTGGTCCTCGTGCACGGCTTCCCCACCTCGGGGCACATGTGGAGTGAAGTGGTGCCGCTCCTGCCGCCGGGCCATCGCGTGGTCGTGCTCGATTTGCTCGGCTATGGGCGCAGCGACCGGCCGGGCCCTTCGGCCCTCGGCGTGTCCGCCCATGCCGATCGCGTGCTGGCGTTGATGGACGCGCTGGGCATGCGCGAAGCGGCGCTGGTGGGGCATGGCCTGGGGGGTGCCGTCGCGCAGTCGATCGCCGTGCGATTCCCGGCGCGGGTGTCGCGATTGTGCCTGGTGAGCGCCGCAGCGTTCGACGCCTGGCCCACGCACCGCGGGCGGTTCTGGCGGCGTCTGGCTCCTTTGGGGCGCCTCGTGCCCCCGGCATGGCTGCAATCCATCCTGCGCACTGCGCTGCAATCTGGATATGCTAATAGCTCACGGGGAGCGCACTCCCTCGAGTTGTACGCGCGCGCGTTCGCCGGCACCGATGGGCGGGACGCGCTGATGCGCCACCTGCGCGCGATGGACAACGCCGAAACCGAGGCGCTGGTCCCGCAACTCGGGCGGATCGCCTGCCCGACGGCCGTGGTCTGGGGCCGGGGCGACCCGTTCTTCTCGGTCTCGGTGGGCGAGCGCCTGCGGGATGCGATTCCAGGCGCGACACTGGACGTGGTACCGAGCGCGCGCCATTACCTGCCCGAGGACACGCCGGCCGCATTGAGCGCGGTGATCGCGCAGTTGTTGGCGCGCCACTAG
- a CDS encoding putative glycoside hydrolase, which translates to MHPLAVPNPVRGLYANRAAVEGRDIWQLVDLARHSEVNALVIDIKDDRGLLLYPSTVGLVHAIGADTAHPMAVARVHALLDSLRAHRIFPIARIVVARDPLLAARRPEWALPRDSGGGSWVNPARPEVWAYAADLASEAAARGFSEVLFDDLEYPGATAAPPMDHSPGGARARARVLRNALNFLRSRLDIPIAVGIAGAAAGDTTDPQWETIAERADVIMPVTFPSAFVDGYDGVADPAAHPYEIANRVLMAARRRNASIRGAADIVPWYQGFTRGAPTYDSAEVRAQIQAGYDNGIHSWMLWNPASTYPAAALHEPVRRDTAKAKKPRPARPAHRRH; encoded by the coding sequence ATGCACCCGCTTGCGGTTCCCAACCCCGTCCGCGGTCTGTATGCGAATCGCGCCGCGGTCGAAGGGCGGGATATCTGGCAGCTCGTCGACCTCGCGCGGCACTCCGAGGTCAACGCCCTCGTCATCGACATCAAGGACGACCGGGGCCTGCTGCTCTACCCGTCGACCGTGGGGCTCGTGCATGCGATTGGCGCCGACACTGCGCATCCCATGGCGGTGGCGCGGGTTCATGCGCTTCTGGATTCCCTGCGCGCCCACCGGATCTTTCCCATTGCGCGCATCGTCGTCGCCCGCGATCCGCTGCTCGCCGCGCGGCGGCCGGAGTGGGCGCTGCCCCGCGACTCGGGTGGGGGGTCCTGGGTGAACCCCGCGCGCCCCGAAGTCTGGGCCTACGCCGCCGATCTCGCGTCGGAGGCGGCGGCGCGCGGGTTCAGCGAGGTCCTGTTTGACGATCTGGAATACCCGGGCGCCACCGCCGCACCGCCGATGGACCATTCGCCGGGCGGGGCGCGGGCCCGCGCCCGGGTCCTCCGCAACGCGCTGAACTTCCTCCGTTCGCGGCTCGACATTCCGATCGCCGTCGGGATCGCCGGCGCCGCAGCCGGCGACACTACCGACCCGCAGTGGGAGACGATCGCCGAGCGTGCCGACGTCATCATGCCGGTCACGTTTCCCTCGGCGTTCGTGGACGGCTATGATGGCGTCGCCGATCCCGCCGCACATCCATACGAGATAGCAAATCGCGTTCTCATGGCGGCGCGCCGGCGCAATGCGTCCATCCGCGGCGCTGCCGACATCGTCCCGTGGTATCAGGGGTTCACGCGCGGCGCGCCAACGTACGATTCCGCCGAGGTGCGGGCGCAGATCCAGGCGGGGTACGACAACGGCATTCACAGTTGGATGCTCTGGAATCCGGCCAGCACGTATCCCGCCGCCGCGCTGCATGAGCCCGTACGCCGCGATACGGCGAAGGCGAAGAAACCCCGGCCGGCCCGCCCGGCGCACCGCCGGCACTAG
- a CDS encoding alpha/beta hydrolase, producing the protein MRFVPVHDGVRLRVLEAGLREGRPIVLLHGWGASVYSYRAAIPPLAAAGFRVIAADLPGHGLSDKPPELEQYTREAMIAAANALLDALDVRDAVVVGVSMGGAIAAGLAIEHHPRVGRVALIDPVGFAPVRFVSVAQMVAPLALRDYASFIVAKPLVGWFVHLAYWDQSRVTDDDVEQYWATAAQPGFGAAVGACLHCFSWEPFAKEQLAGVRCPVLLVLGTHDHLIVGSEARARHIPHLTVVSMNGGHAVNEERPEETNAALLAFARE; encoded by the coding sequence GTGCGCTTCGTCCCGGTGCACGACGGCGTGCGTTTGCGGGTGCTTGAAGCGGGGCTGCGCGAGGGCCGGCCGATCGTGCTGCTCCACGGCTGGGGGGCGTCGGTATATTCGTACCGCGCCGCTATTCCGCCGCTCGCGGCGGCGGGCTTCCGCGTGATCGCTGCGGACCTGCCGGGGCATGGGCTGAGCGACAAGCCACCCGAACTGGAGCAGTACACGCGCGAGGCGATGATCGCCGCGGCGAACGCGCTTCTCGACGCGCTCGACGTGCGCGACGCCGTGGTGGTGGGGGTGAGCATGGGCGGCGCCATCGCCGCCGGGCTCGCCATCGAGCACCACCCGCGGGTGGGACGCGTGGCCCTCATCGATCCCGTAGGATTCGCCCCCGTGCGATTCGTGTCCGTGGCCCAGATGGTCGCGCCGCTCGCGCTGCGCGACTACGCGTCGTTCATCGTCGCCAAGCCGCTCGTGGGCTGGTTTGTCCATCTCGCCTACTGGGACCAGTCGCGCGTCACCGACGACGATGTGGAGCAGTACTGGGCCACCGCTGCGCAGCCCGGCTTCGGCGCGGCGGTCGGCGCGTGCCTGCACTGCTTTTCGTGGGAACCGTTCGCCAAGGAGCAGCTCGCCGGCGTGCGGTGCCCCGTGCTCCTCGTGCTCGGCACGCACGATCATCTCATCGTGGGCAGCGAAGCGCGGGCACGCCACATCCCGCACCTCACCGTCGTGTCGATGAACGGTGGGCACGCCGTGAACGAGGAGCGCCCCGAAGAGACGAACGCCGCGCTCCTCGCCTTCGCGCGTGAGTAG